A region from the Aphis gossypii isolate Hap1 chromosome 1, ASM2018417v2, whole genome shotgun sequence genome encodes:
- the LOC114127516 gene encoding tRNA (uracil-5-)-methyltransferase homolog A-like, with protein sequence MEMNADNHLEPAPKEIQIKSEENVNEIVPVKNEDETESIAKEMQIKYEEKVNELESDKKESGAEEIQLKSEEENREIDPEEKENQSESVVKEDPFAYLDRDDFTSEKYKIEIRNLPKHYGIAEFKKLINTKLELNCSKVKTPNRNGKWLYMCFRSEEDKNTALSTLNGYNWKNTKLDASNAKAVPDPLVKKRNEQFDDCPEVKKIKLNNAGAEQQMISSVTPFYNISYTEQLTKKTSSIKNVLMDYSRRLKRIKCGQAIVDWLKKQQNTNNGLPCELLEIQSLKNDPEKCVGYRNKCEFTIGMDVENKEPIVGFRVGAYNQGKTCVAPIDNILNVPQRMKDVVKCFQDLVRASKVPVFDPENYTGHWRQLTVRLSLKTGQLMLICVVHTENMEDSALTSLKQLILSYFTEGAGTDCKVDSLYFQKAKKRAAGEGNSFPLELLHGQGYIIEEVKGLKLRISPESFFQINTAASEVLFDAAKDLASINSQTTVLDVCCGSGTIGLSIAKDCAQVIGVEIQEEAVNMAKLNATENGITNAIFFAGKAEEVMNRREFQNPENANDVVAIVDPPRAGLHNKAILLLRRMTHLKRLVYMSCNPKGAMQNFLSLSMAESKTKQGAPFVPVKAVPVDMFPQTPHCELIVYFERLES encoded by the exons ATGGAAATGAATGCTGATAATCATTTAGAACCAGCACCCAaggaaattcaaataaaatctgAGGAAAATGTAAATGAAATCGTACCAGTAAAAAATGAAGACGAAACGGAATCAATTGCTAAGgaaatgcaaataaaatatgaagaaaAAGTGAATGAATTAGAATCAGATAAAAAAGAATCGGGGGCCGAAGAAATTCAACTAAAATCTGAGGAAGAAAACAGAGAAATAGATCcagaagaaaaagaaaatcaatCTGAATCAGTCGTAAAAGAAGACCCTTTTGCTTATTTAGATCGAGATGATTTTACTTCTGAAAAGTATAAGATAGAAATAAGAAATCTTCCAAAACATTATGGAATTGct gaattcaaaaaattgatcAATACAAAGTTGGAATTGAATTGCTCCAAAGTTAAAACCCCTAACCGTAATGGAAAATGGCTCTATATGTGTTTTCGTTCCGAAGAAGACAAAAATACAGCTCTGAGTACTTTAAATGGatataattggaaaaatacaaaattagatGCTAGT AATGCCAAAGCTGTTCCTGATCCATTAGTAAAAAAACGTAATGAACAATTTGATGATTGTCCAgaggttaaaaaaattaaattaaacaatgctGGCGCAGAACAACAGATGATAAGTTCTGTGAcacctttttataatatatcttatacaGAGCAA ttaactaaaaaaaccagttctattaaaaatgttcttatgGATTATAGTAGACGTTTGAAACGAATTAAATGTGGTCAAGCTATAGTTGattggttaaaaaaacaacaaaatacaaataatggtCTTCCATGTGAACTTTTGGAAATACAAAGTCTTAAAAATGATCCAGAGAAATGTGTtggttatagaaataaatgtgaatttactatag gcATGGATGTAGAAAACAAAGAACCAATTGTTGGCTTTCGCGTTGGTGCATATAACCAGGGAAAAACTTGTGTTGCTcccattgataatattttgaatgttcCTCAACGTATGAAAGATGTCGTTAAA tgttttCAAGATTTAGTTAGAGCTTCTAAAGTTCCTGTATTTGATCCTGAAAATTATACAGGTCATTGGCGTCAGTTAACTGTAAGGCTGAGCTTAAAAACTGGACAACTGATGTTAATTTGTGTCGTTCATACAGAAAACATGGAGGACTCTGCCCTGACttctttaaaacaattaatcttAAGTTATTTCACTGAAGGGGCTGGAACTGATTGTAAAGTGGATTCTCTTTACTttcaaaaagcaaaaaaaagagc ggcTGGGGAAGGAAATTCATTTCCCTTAGAATTGTTACATGGACAGGGATATATCATTGAAGAAGTGAAAGGTCTTAAGTTGAGAATTTCACCTGAAtcgttttttcaaataaatacagcTGCTTCTGAAGTATTGTTTGATGCTGCTAAAGATTTAGCTTCCATTAACTCTCAAACTACAGTCTTAGATGTGTGTTGTGGTTCTGGTACAATAGGCCTATCTATAGCTAAa gactGTGCTCAAGTAATTGGTGTAGAAATTCAAGAAGAAGCAGTTAATATGGCAAAATTAAATGCCACTGAAAATGGTATCACAAATGCAATATTCTTTGCTGGAAAAGCTGAAGAAGTAATGAACAGACGTGAATTTCAGAACCCAGAAAATGCTAATGATGTAGTTGCCATAGTCGATCCGCCTAGAGCAGGATTAC ataataaagcgATATTGCTTCTACGAAGGATGACACATTTGAAACGATTAGTATATATGTCTTGTAACCCTAAAGGGGCTatgcaaaattttttatcgttgtCTATGGCTGAATCTAAAACCAAACAAGGTGCTCCATTTGTACCAGTGAAAGCTGTTCCTGTTGATATGTTTCCACAAACACCACATTGTGAACTTATAGTGTATTTTGAACGACttgaaagttaa
- the LOC126548879 gene encoding uncharacterized protein LOC126548879: protein MPQGKFKNKSQVSFSTKKKKNEPHKSRKACPMPSKKHKYEEGQRIKRMISKNVNKMAEDDLRSLAMDNKKVFLSKKKKQVAQTVKTPDPKPKQIKITQK, encoded by the exons atgCCACAGgggaaattcaaaaataaatcacaagtTTCTTTTTCAACAAAGAAAAAGAAGAACGAACCACATAAAAGTAGAAAAG CATGTCCAATGCCttcaaaaaaacacaaatatgaAGAAGGTCAGCGGATTAAACGTAtgataagtaaaaatgtaaataaaatggcAGAAGACGATTTAAGATCATTAGCTATGGATAACAAGAAAgtttttctttcaaaaaagAAGAAACAAGTTGCACAAACAGTTAAAACACCAGACCCTAAAccaaaacaaatcaaaattactcaaaaatga